Proteins encoded within one genomic window of Amycolatopsis nigrescens CSC17Ta-90:
- a CDS encoding ABC transporter permease, translating to MKKIRALPGWALLVVPLVVALFGPVFARTTDSVAGPLQQPDERYPLGTDVLGRDALALVLGGGLSVVGMTVAALLLAYLLGVPLGLLAAGHRLRIVDEGVMRLLDVLLAFPSLLVLMMLAATGWRGAGTLIVATAVLQVPAITRIVRSAALVPGCRIAVEALRMQGQPWWRIQVGYVARSVLGPVVTDFGSRLGLVLYLLASANFLGLGLPSSSADWAVVIERNGSVLFSQPVVVLVPAALLMALCVGTNLAADRLLGRSRERR from the coding sequence TCCCGTTTTCGCGAGAACGACGGATTCGGTGGCCGGGCCGTTGCAGCAGCCGGACGAGCGGTACCCGTTAGGAACCGATGTGCTCGGCAGGGACGCGCTCGCCTTGGTGCTCGGCGGTGGATTGTCGGTCGTCGGGATGACCGTCGCTGCGCTCCTCCTGGCGTACCTGCTCGGTGTCCCGCTCGGGTTGCTGGCGGCGGGCCATCGACTGCGGATCGTGGATGAAGGAGTAATGCGCCTGCTGGACGTGCTGCTCGCCTTTCCTTCCTTGTTGGTGCTGATGATGCTGGCGGCCACCGGCTGGCGTGGTGCCGGCACGCTGATAGTGGCGACCGCGGTGCTCCAAGTACCCGCGATCACCAGGATCGTGCGCTCGGCCGCACTTGTGCCGGGCTGCCGCATCGCGGTCGAAGCGTTGCGCATGCAGGGGCAGCCCTGGTGGCGGATCCAGGTCGGTTATGTGGCGCGTTCGGTTCTCGGGCCGGTGGTGACGGACTTCGGGAGCAGGCTCGGCCTTGTGCTGTACCTGCTCGCATCGGCGAACTTTCTCGGCCTCGGGCTGCCGTCGTCGTCGGCGGACTGGGCGGTGGTGATCGAACGCAACGGTTCGGTGCTGTTCTCCCAACCTGTTGTGGTGCTCGTGCCCGCCGCGTTGCTGATGGCGCTGTGCGTGGGCACGAACCTTGCCGCAGACAGGCTGCTCGGTCGTTCCCGGGAGCGCCGATGA